From Pectinophora gossypiella chromosome 16, ilPecGoss1.1, whole genome shotgun sequence, one genomic window encodes:
- the LOC126373824 gene encoding PAT complex subunit CCDC47 → MRLLLLSLVLLASTCLVRGFEDQMEDDDFAEFEQFDADDEPAIAGKTDFSDDVKEVPPPPKPKPKEQFQPSAEQEDEIMVEDEDNEFEHFHDPEEFEGFQDNAPRSAEQPKITISKVPIMVRPRWDAYWLEGMLCCLLAAYALAYAVGRAKNTSIAHNFLTMHKPLLDDNFTLVGEPGADVVAGSDTRGWRREAEHCFTMWCSGRLCCEGMLLTLKLIKRQDLVHVVLGLARPTPDTLLVRVELGREDGDPFVLCVAQKKIATRLAKEMQDLSVFCPERRPGDKHGLPPALSVLSEAAEATAAILDTRVTSALTQYHKHIQYIHISDRYCGPKQIEETASTKPPETERVLLASLALGPDGGGSEVRPLLQLVFHLIDKIKRLRLSKEALAKCEKRRQKVAEAWMRGAHAARQEQAAQRREEKRKQEKERILAEDDPEKQRRWELKEQKRQQKRKTPKMKQLKVKAL, encoded by the exons ATGCGTTTGCTCCTTCTCTCCCTGGTGCTCCTGGCCAGCACATGTCTAGTGCGAGGGTTTGAAGACCAGATGGAGGATGATGACTTTGCAGAGTTTGAGCAGTTTGATGCTGATGACGAGCCTGCCATTGCTGGGAAGACTG ATTTCAGTGATGACGTCAAAGAGGTTCCCCCTCCACCAAAGCCGAAGCCCAAGGAACAGTTCCAGCCCAGTGCAGAACAAGAAGACGAGATCATGGTAGAG GATGAGGACAATGAGTTCGAGCACTTCCACGACCCGGAGGAGTTCGAAGGGTTCCAGGATAACGCGCCGCGCTCCGCCGAACAACCAAAGATCACCATATCAAAG GTCCCAATAATGGTGCGCCCGCGCTGGGATGCATACTGGCTGGAGGGCATGCTGTGCTGCCTGCTGGCTGCGTATGCGCTGGCATACGCCGTGGGCCGCGCCAAGAACACCTCTATCGCGCACAACTTCCTCACCATGCACAAACCACTGCTCGACGACAACTTCACGCTAGTCG GTGAGCCCGGCGCGGACGTGGTGGCAGGCAGCGACACCCGCGGCTGGAGACGAGAGGCGGAACACTGCTTCACTATGTGGTGCAGCGGCCGACTGTGCTGTGAGGGGATGCTGCTCACCCTGAAACTGATCAAg CGTCAGGACCTAGTCCACGTGGTGCTAGGTCTGGCCAGGCCGACACCAGACACGTTGTTGGTGCGTGTGGAGCTCGGCCGAGAAGACGGAGACCCCTTCGTGCTCTGCGTAGCACAGAAGAAGATCGCCACGCGACTTGCTAAGGAGATGCAGGACTTG AGCGTGTTCTGCCCAGAGCGCCGTCCGGGCGACAAGCACGGACTGCCGCCCGCTCTGtccgtgctctccgaagcagcGGAGGCCACCGCCGCCATCTTGGACACGCGCGTCACCTCAGCCCTTACACAGTACCACAAACACATACAGTACATTCACATCTCTGACCGGTACTGCGGACCTAAACAGATTGA AGAGACAGCGTCAACGAAGCCCCCGGAGACTGAACGCGTGCTACTAGCGAGCTTAGCACTCGGCCCCGACGGCGGGGGCAGCGAGGTCCGGCCTCTACTGCAGCTGGTCTTCCACCTCATTGACAAGATTAAGAGGCTGCGGCTCAGCAAGGAG GCATTGGCCAAGTGTGAGAAACGCCGTCAGAAGGTGGCGGAGGCGTGGATGCGGGGCGCACACGCCGCCAGACAAGAGCAGGCTGCGCAGCGACGCGAGGAgaagaggaagcaagagaaggaGAGGATCTTAGCG